A stretch of Tripterygium wilfordii isolate XIE 37 chromosome 11, ASM1340144v1, whole genome shotgun sequence DNA encodes these proteins:
- the LOC120008464 gene encoding AT-hook motif nuclear-localized protein 19: protein MANPWWAGQVGLPTGVETATRKPDLGISMGNNSGELSSGGGREDDDEREQSDEPREGAIELGTRRPRGRPPGSKNKPKPPIFVTRDSPNALRSHVMEIGTGSDVAESLALFARRRQKGVCVLSGSGTVTNVTLRQPSSPGAVMALHGQFEILSLNGAFLPGPAPPGATGLTIYMAGGQGRVVGGSVVGPLMASGPVMVIAATFSNATYERLPLEEEEEAGGGGSGGGGTQGQLGGDGGGGIDQGDPNSMSVYNLAPNMVANGAQLNHDAYSNWAHGRPPPYA from the coding sequence ATGGCGAACCCGTGGTGGGCAGGGCAAGTAGGTCTACCTACAGGAGTGGAAACCGCAACAAGAAAGCCAGATCTGGGTATATCCATGGGGAACAATAGCGGAGAACTTAGCAGTGGCGGTGGAAGAGAAGACGACGACGAGAGAGAGCAGAGCGATGAGCCAAGAGAAGGAGCGATCGAGTTAGGCACTCGCCGCCCTCGAGGCCGGCCTCCGGGCTCCAAGAACAAGCCTAAACCACCAATATTTGTCACAAGAGATAGCCCTAATGCACTGAGGAGCCATGTAATGGAGATTGGGACTGGTTCAGATGTGGCTGAGAGTTTAGCCTTATTTGCTAGAAGGAGGCAGAAAGGTGTTTGTGTGCTCAGCGGGAGCGGCACGGTCACCAACGTCACGCTCCGGCAACCCTCATCACCTGGTGCGGTCATGGCGCTTCATGGCCAGTTCGAGATATTGTCCTTAAACGGTGCGTTTTTGCCTGGACCGGCTCCTCCGGGGGCGACTGGGTTGACAATCTATATGGCCGGGGGTCAAGGGCGGGTTGTGGGTGGGAGTGTTGTGGGGCCGCTGATGGCATCAGGGCCAGTGATGGTGATTGCAGCTACCTTTTCAAATGCTACATATGAGAGGTTACCgttggaggaggaagaggaagcaGGAGGCGGTGGCAGTGGTGGAGGAGGTACGCAGGGACAGCTCGgcggtgatggtggtggtggaataGATCAAGGAGACCCCAACTCAATGTCAGTTTACAACTTGGCACCAAATATGGTGGCTAATGGAGCACAATTGAACCATGATGCTTACTCTAACTGGGCTCATGGAAGGCCACCACCTTATGCTTGA